Proteins found in one Phycodurus eques isolate BA_2022a chromosome 18, UOR_Pequ_1.1, whole genome shotgun sequence genomic segment:
- the tmem200a gene encoding LOW QUALITY PROTEIN: transmembrane protein 200A (The sequence of the model RefSeq protein was modified relative to this genomic sequence to represent the inferred CDS: inserted 1 base in 1 codon) produces MTAAAGVLTGLAKLKRQDSARSQHRPVPASSPGPACAAQEGAPRKRKRRTDVVVVRGRLRLYSASGFFLLLGLLILAAGIAMATLGYWPQSSGQSPPGGGGSKAAAAAAEERASKNASTSKKVEDRPSGRPAGGALKRFLERHRHSERMKMVGPFTMGIGIFIFICANAILHENRDRETKIIHMRDMYSTVIDIHRLRQKEQKHHPEHNYPIRGLVAVSPRAGGARGASAEEEALLGDEEARGRRERAGSACSFAGLLAPLYKDRAPSEAADAETGGHRARCIVSSSISAFTLPVIKLNNCVIDEPEMEAITEEGRGHGRDDESSRPPGXPRRPWRLPVPSVAKASKPPRLQRSDSASSSSSSSMSSSSLALSSTSGCWLSPGAARPDFDSNSALHVLGSHSKSLDLERQASMLSLHREQRKHPSWPRLDRGDSSRSLKGYTRLEDRGDERQGGAEAEPQTRLQPAAVVRLDYSKRDKLLMISRSHNNLSFEHDDLSGGTLKRGSSETRF; encoded by the exons ATGACGGCGGCAGCGGGCGTGCTGACGGGCTTGGCCAAGCTAAAGCGGCAGGATTCGGCGCGCTCTCAGCACCGGCCCGTGCCGGCTTCGTCTCCGGGCCCGGCCTGCGCCGCCCAGGAGGGAGCTCCGAG AAAACGAAAGCGGCGCACTGACGTGGTGGTGGTGCGCGGCCGTTTGCGCCTCTACTCGGCCTCGGGGTTCTTCCTCCTCCTGGGCCTGCTCATCCTGGCTGCAGGGATCGCGATGGCCACCCTGGGCTACTGGCCGCAATCCTCAGGCCAAAGCCCGCCTGGTGGAGGAGGATccaaggcggcggcggcggcggcggaggagagGGCCTCGAAGAACGCCAGTACAAGTAAAAAGGTCGAAG ATCGACCCTCCGGGCGGCCAGCGGGGGGCGCTCTGAAACGGTTCCTGGAGCGGCATCGGCACTCCGAGAGGATGAAGATGGTCGGGCCCTTCACCATGGGCATCGGGATTTTCATCTTCATCTGCGCAAACGCCATTCTTCATGAGAATAGAGACAGAGAAACAAAG ATCATCCACATGCGAGACATGTACTCCACGGTCATCGACATCCACCGCCTCCGCCAGAAGGAGCAGAAGCATCACCCGGAGCACAACTATCCGATCCGAGGCCTCGTCGCCGTCTCCCCTCGGGCCGGCGGGGCGCGCGGCGCGTCCGCCGAGGAGGAGGCGCTGCTGGGGGACGAGGAAGCTCGCGGGCGGCGGGAGCGGGCCGGGTCGGCGTGCAGCTTCGCGGGGCTGCTGGCGCCGCTGTACAAGGACCGGGCGCCGTCCGAGGCGGCGGACGCCGAGACGGGAGGGCACCGTGCGCGCTGCATCGTGTCGTCTTCCATCTCGGCGTTCACGCTGCCCGTCATCAAACTCAACAACTGCGTCATCGACGAGCCGGAGATGGAGGCCATCACGGAGGAGGGGAGAGGACACGGGAGGGATGACGAGAGTTCGCGACCCCCTG CGCCACGGCGTCCCTGGCGGCTTCCGGTGCCGTCCGTCGCCAAGGCCTCCAAACCGCCGCGTTTGCAGCGGAGCGACTCcgcctcctcgtcctcgtctTCGTCGATGTCCTCTTCCTCCCTGGCGCTGTCCTCGACCTCAGGCTGCTGGCTTTCGCCCGGCGCGGCCCGACCCGACTTTGACTCCAACTCCGCCCTGCACGTGCTGGGCAGCCACTCCAAATCTCTGGACCTGGAGCGCCAGGCCAGCATGCTCAGCCTGCACCGCGAACAGCGCAAGCACCCCAGCTGGCCCCGCCTGGACCGCGGCGACAGTAGCCGCAGCCTCAAGGGCTACACTCGGCTGGAGGACCGGGGGGACGAGCGGCAGGGCGGCGCGGAGGCCGAGCCGCAGACGCGTCTGCAGCCGGCCGCCGTCGTCAGGCTGGACTACAGCAAGCGGGACAAGCTGCTCATGATATCCCGCTCGCACAACAATCTCAGCTTTGAGCACGACGACTTGAGCGGCGGGACCCTGAAGCGGGGCAGCTCCGAGACTCGCTTCTGA